The Ictidomys tridecemlineatus isolate mIctTri1 chromosome 6, mIctTri1.hap1, whole genome shotgun sequence genome includes a region encoding these proteins:
- the LOC101957408 gene encoding general transcription factor IIF subunit 2 isoform X2, whose product MAQRKELDLTGVKQNTRMWLTEVSFTLNEDLANFHDIGGKPASVSAPREHRFVLQRVEGQMLTVFSESSSGKLSLEGKAEQRVECRPVASENYMRLKRLQIEESSKPGRVSQQLEKAVTTNYKPVADHQCNIEYQKKKKNDGKRVKADKQHVLDTLFCAFEKHQYYNLKDLVDITKQPVGYLKDILKEIGIYSTKGIHKNTWELKPEYRHYQGEEKSN is encoded by the exons ATGGCTCAGAGAAAGGAACTCGACCTAACTGGCGTCAAGCAAAACACCCGAATGTGGCTA ACTGAAGTATCATTTACTTTGAATGAGGATCTTGCAAATTTTCATGATATTGGTGGAAAACCAGCCTCAGTCAGTGCTCCTAGAGAACATCGGTTTGTCTTGCAAAGGGTTGAAGGACAGATGTTAACAGTATTTTCTGAGAGCTCCTCAGGTAAACTCTCATTAGAAGGAAAGGCGGAACAAAGAGTCGAATGCCGACCTGTTGCCAGTGAAAACTACATGAGATTAAAGAGATTGCAAATAGAAGAATCTTCCAAACCTGGAAGGGTATCACAACAACTGGAGAAAGCTGTAACAACAAATTACAAGCCTGTTGCTGATCACCAATGTAATATtgagtatcaaaagaaaaagaaaaatgatggaaaGCGAGTTAAGGCTGATAAACAACATGTATTAGACACGCTGTTTTGTGCCTTTGAGAAACATCAGTATTATAATCTTAAGGACTTGGTGGACATCACAAAACAACCCGTGGGATATCTAAAGGACATCTTGAAGGAAATTGGAATTTACAGTACGAAAGGGATTCACAAAAACACATGGGAGCTGAAGCCAGAATATAGGCATTatcaaggagaagaaaagagcaaTTGA
- the LOC101957408 gene encoding general transcription factor IIF subunit 2 isoform X3, translating into MAQRKELDLTGVKQNTRMWLVKVPKYLSQQWAKAPGRGEVGKLRIAKNQGKTERLQIEESSKPGRVSQQLEKAVTTNYKPVADHQCNIEYQKKKKNDGKRVKADKQHVLDTLFCAFEKHQYYNLKDLVDITKQPVGYLKDILKEIGIYSTKGIHKNTWELKPEYRHYQGEEKSN; encoded by the exons ATGGCTCAGAGAAAGGAACTCGACCTAACTGGCGTCAAGCAAAACACCCGAATGTGGCTAGTCAAGGTTCCTAAATATCTGTCACAGCAATGGGCTAAAGCCCCTGGAAGAGGTGAAGTTGGAAAACTGAGGATTGCCAAGAATCAAGGAAAGACTGAA AGATTGCAAATAGAAGAATCTTCCAAACCTGGAAGGGTATCACAACAACTGGAGAAAGCTGTAACAACAAATTACAAGCCTGTTGCTGATCACCAATGTAATATtgagtatcaaaagaaaaagaaaaatgatggaaaGCGAGTTAAGGCTGATAAACAACATGTATTAGACACGCTGTTTTGTGCCTTTGAGAAACATCAGTATTATAATCTTAAGGACTTGGTGGACATCACAAAACAACCCGTGGGATATCTAAAGGACATCTTGAAGGAAATTGGAATTTACAGTACGAAAGGGATTCACAAAAACACATGGGAGCTGAAGCCAGAATATAGGCATTatcaaggagaagaaaagagcaaTTGA
- the LOC101957408 gene encoding general transcription factor IIF subunit 2 isoform X1, which produces MAQRKELDLTGVKQNTRMWLVKVPKYLSQQWAKAPGRGEVGKLRIAKNQGKTEVSFTLNEDLANFHDIGGKPASVSAPREHRFVLQRVEGQMLTVFSESSSGKLSLEGKAEQRVECRPVASENYMRLKRLQIEESSKPGRVSQQLEKAVTTNYKPVADHQCNIEYQKKKKNDGKRVKADKQHVLDTLFCAFEKHQYYNLKDLVDITKQPVGYLKDILKEIGIYSTKGIHKNTWELKPEYRHYQGEEKSN; this is translated from the coding sequence ATGGCTCAGAGAAAGGAACTCGACCTAACTGGCGTCAAGCAAAACACCCGAATGTGGCTAGTCAAGGTTCCTAAATATCTGTCACAGCAATGGGCTAAAGCCCCTGGAAGAGGTGAAGTTGGAAAACTGAGGATTGCCAAGAATCAAGGAAAGACTGAAGTATCATTTACTTTGAATGAGGATCTTGCAAATTTTCATGATATTGGTGGAAAACCAGCCTCAGTCAGTGCTCCTAGAGAACATCGGTTTGTCTTGCAAAGGGTTGAAGGACAGATGTTAACAGTATTTTCTGAGAGCTCCTCAGGTAAACTCTCATTAGAAGGAAAGGCGGAACAAAGAGTCGAATGCCGACCTGTTGCCAGTGAAAACTACATGAGATTAAAGAGATTGCAAATAGAAGAATCTTCCAAACCTGGAAGGGTATCACAACAACTGGAGAAAGCTGTAACAACAAATTACAAGCCTGTTGCTGATCACCAATGTAATATtgagtatcaaaagaaaaagaaaaatgatggaaaGCGAGTTAAGGCTGATAAACAACATGTATTAGACACGCTGTTTTGTGCCTTTGAGAAACATCAGTATTATAATCTTAAGGACTTGGTGGACATCACAAAACAACCCGTGGGATATCTAAAGGACATCTTGAAGGAAATTGGAATTTACAGTACGAAAGGGATTCACAAAAACACATGGGAGCTGAAGCCAGAATATAGGCATTatcaaggagaagaaaagagcaaTTGA